A genome region from Nocardiopsis exhalans includes the following:
- a CDS encoding PspC domain-containing protein yields the protein MNENFGGKRLQRSESDRFLTGVCGGIAAYTGIDSTIVRIIFVILALLGMAGIPIYILAWLLMPAESEQRSLLEQIIRNFQGKPSEH from the coding sequence ATGAACGAGAACTTCGGGGGCAAGCGGCTCCAGCGCAGTGAATCCGACCGTTTCCTGACCGGTGTCTGTGGCGGTATCGCCGCCTACACGGGCATCGACTCCACCATCGTCCGGATCATCTTCGTCATCCTCGCCCTGCTGGGCATGGCCGGTATTCCGATCTACATCCTGGCCTGGCTGCTGATGCCCGCCGAGAGCGAGCAGCGTTCGCTGCTGGAGCAGATCATCCGTAACTTCCAGGGAAAGCCGAGTGAGCACTGA
- a CDS encoding metallophosphoesterase family protein — translation MSWGEIRAYDFRGAYERFRATLRRWRAGRLWRWSCVFVAGLVGGWLGLALGGQVVTPIGPADVTFSLSPQWHGETVVNVAPLGQLAFDTHAAPLKLEATITDIRLAAAEEMFADPEAINRMAAGIGADLTDGVIALLLRSALAATAGAAIMGLLLFRSAWRALASGATSLLVLVGFGGVAGLTFNPSAIAEPRYTGLIAGAPMVVGSADDVFSRFTEYQEQLAGLVGNVSMIYEATSSLPVYDDDESVIRVLHVSDIQLNPASWSIISTLQEQYGVDVIVDSGDLTDRGSAAEDVFADEIGKLDVPYVWVRGQHDSMGTQRAVEAQPNTVVLDGDVEEVGGLTFYGAGDPRFTPDATRLNPDAAGVAALGKEQAASIAGGSDDVDVAILHTRTQAEPFDGVVPLVLAGNEHRRSTELTDLGTRFLIQGSTGGAGLSGLDHGSGRPTPYQASVLYFDAETGRLQARDDIDLGGIGLTSAQVERHIEEDPGRHVGEPVEEEDEEDEDPSPAEDTP, via the coding sequence TTGTCTTGGGGAGAGATCCGCGCCTATGACTTTCGTGGAGCCTACGAACGGTTCCGAGCGACCCTGCGCCGGTGGCGTGCCGGGCGGCTGTGGCGATGGAGCTGTGTCTTCGTCGCGGGTCTGGTCGGCGGCTGGCTCGGCCTGGCCCTCGGCGGCCAGGTGGTCACGCCGATCGGCCCGGCGGACGTCACCTTCTCCCTGAGCCCCCAGTGGCACGGTGAGACCGTCGTCAACGTCGCTCCGCTGGGTCAGCTGGCCTTCGACACCCATGCGGCGCCGCTGAAGCTCGAGGCGACCATCACCGACATCCGGCTCGCCGCGGCCGAGGAGATGTTCGCCGACCCCGAGGCGATCAACCGGATGGCCGCGGGCATCGGCGCGGACCTCACCGACGGCGTGATCGCCCTCCTGCTGCGCTCTGCGCTCGCGGCGACCGCCGGCGCGGCCATCATGGGCCTCCTGCTCTTCCGTAGCGCCTGGCGCGCCCTGGCGAGCGGGGCCACCTCGCTGCTGGTCCTGGTGGGCTTCGGTGGTGTGGCCGGTCTCACGTTCAACCCGAGTGCTATCGCCGAACCCCGCTACACCGGCCTGATCGCGGGCGCCCCGATGGTGGTGGGCAGCGCCGACGACGTGTTCAGCCGGTTCACCGAGTACCAGGAGCAGCTCGCCGGGCTGGTCGGCAACGTGTCGATGATCTACGAGGCCACCTCGTCGTTGCCGGTCTACGACGATGACGAGTCGGTCATCCGGGTGCTGCACGTCTCCGACATCCAGCTCAACCCCGCGTCGTGGAGCATCATCAGCACCCTCCAGGAGCAGTACGGGGTGGACGTGATCGTGGACTCGGGCGACCTGACCGACCGCGGCAGCGCGGCGGAGGACGTCTTCGCGGACGAGATCGGAAAGCTGGACGTGCCCTACGTGTGGGTGCGCGGCCAGCACGACTCCATGGGTACCCAGCGCGCGGTGGAGGCCCAGCCCAACACCGTGGTCCTGGACGGGGACGTCGAGGAGGTCGGCGGCCTCACCTTCTACGGTGCGGGCGACCCCCGATTCACCCCGGACGCCACCCGGCTCAACCCCGACGCGGCCGGTGTGGCCGCGCTGGGCAAGGAACAGGCGGCGTCGATCGCGGGCGGCTCGGACGACGTGGACGTGGCGATCCTGCACACGCGCACCCAGGCGGAGCCGTTCGACGGGGTGGTTCCGCTGGTCCTGGCCGGGAACGAGCACCGGCGTTCCACCGAACTCACCGACCTGGGCACCAGGTTCCTCATCCAGGGGTCCACCGGCGGCGCGGGGCTGAGTGGGCTGGATCACGGTTCCGGTCGGCCGACTCCGTACCAGGCGTCCGTGCTCTACTTCGATGCCGAAACCGGCCGTCTCCAGGCCCGCGACGACATCGACCTCGGTGGCATCGGTCTCACGTCCGCGCAGGTCGAACGGCATATCGAGGAGGACCCGGGTCGTCACGTCGGCGAACCGGTCGAGGAAGAGGACGAGGAGGACGAGGATCCGAGCCCGGCGGAGGACACGCCCTAG
- a CDS encoding MFS transporter: protein MGNPSLDKAPDDGDHESSETQDDKWRSSYRDVMAIGEFRSMWAAHALSMIGTNLLNITASVLVYQLTQSAFAAGVTLAVMFLPPILAGPLFSGLADILPRRQMMIVCDLLRAVFIVLVGIPGMPIWAVWALLFLSVLPGIPFAAARAALLTQIVQGERYVASTAIIQLTAQVGMLLGLIAGGVIVTFVSPNLTLMSTGLLFVLSALIVRLGVKSRPAPAREEGGEKRPGLLVMTRDGAKLVFRDPKLRTLALLAWLAGLYSVPYGLANPMADEAGAGPAAAGFIMAGQSIGALFGGFVLTRLIPPPTRIRMLGPLAILTCIPLLLWVFQMPLWMMIAALTLCGAAGSYQFVANAAFVLCVPKEGRGLAFGLVASGLQAAQGLGILLSSLLVEITSTGTVIAGAGALALLCAIGLAIPWSRMSGEVAARMEATESETAS from the coding sequence GTGGGCAATCCAAGCCTTGACAAAGCCCCTGACGACGGAGACCACGAATCTTCGGAGACGCAGGACGACAAATGGCGGAGCAGTTACCGCGACGTCATGGCTATCGGCGAGTTCCGCTCGATGTGGGCGGCCCACGCCCTGTCGATGATCGGCACCAACCTGCTGAACATCACCGCCAGCGTGCTGGTCTACCAACTGACGCAGTCGGCCTTCGCGGCCGGAGTCACGCTGGCCGTGATGTTCCTGCCGCCGATCCTCGCCGGTCCGCTGTTCTCCGGGCTGGCCGACATCCTGCCGCGGCGCCAGATGATGATCGTCTGCGACCTGCTCCGGGCCGTGTTCATCGTGCTGGTCGGAATCCCCGGGATGCCGATCTGGGCGGTCTGGGCCCTGCTGTTCCTGTCGGTTCTGCCGGGGATCCCCTTCGCCGCGGCCCGGGCGGCCCTGCTCACCCAGATCGTCCAGGGCGAGCGCTACGTGGCCAGCACCGCGATCATCCAGCTGACCGCGCAGGTCGGGATGCTCCTCGGGCTGATCGCGGGCGGTGTGATCGTCACTTTCGTCAGCCCCAACCTCACTCTGATGTCGACGGGCCTGCTCTTCGTCCTGTCCGCGCTGATCGTGCGGCTCGGGGTCAAGTCACGGCCCGCTCCGGCACGCGAGGAGGGCGGCGAGAAGCGGCCCGGTCTCCTGGTGATGACCAGGGACGGTGCGAAGTTGGTCTTCCGCGACCCCAAGCTGCGTACCCTCGCGCTGCTCGCCTGGCTCGCGGGTCTGTACTCGGTCCCCTACGGGTTGGCCAACCCCATGGCCGACGAGGCGGGCGCCGGTCCGGCCGCGGCCGGTTTCATCATGGCCGGCCAGTCCATCGGGGCGCTCTTCGGCGGTTTCGTCCTCACCCGGCTGATCCCCCCGCCCACCCGGATCCGGATGCTCGGGCCGCTCGCGATCCTCACCTGCATACCCCTGCTGCTCTGGGTCTTCCAGATGCCGCTGTGGATGATGATCGCGGCGCTGACCCTCTGCGGGGCGGCCGGTTCCTACCAGTTCGTGGCCAACGCAGCCTTTGTCCTGTGTGTGCCGAAGGAGGGCCGGGGGCTGGCCTTCGGCCTGGTCGCCTCGGGGCTCCAGGCCGCGCAGGGTCTCGGCATCCTGCTGTCCAGCCTCCTCGTCGAGATCACCAGCACCGGCACGGTCATCGCCGGCGCGGGGGCGCTCGCCCTGCTCTGCGCGATCGGTCTGGCCATCCCCTGGTCCCGGATGTCCGGGGAGGTCGCCGCGCGGATGGAGGCGACCGAGTCGGAGACGGCCTCCTAG
- a CDS encoding metallopeptidase family protein: MAGVVELTRRDFEELVADALDQIPPELAQLMDNVVITVEDESQEGLLGLYEGIPLTERGDSYFGVLPDQIFIYRRNICAICETSEQVVDEVLITVVHEIAHHFGIDDARLTELGWG, encoded by the coding sequence ATGGCAGGCGTGGTTGAACTGACGCGCAGGGACTTCGAGGAACTGGTGGCCGACGCCCTGGACCAGATCCCGCCAGAGCTGGCCCAGCTCATGGACAACGTGGTGATCACGGTCGAGGACGAGTCACAGGAGGGCCTGCTCGGCCTCTACGAGGGGATCCCGCTGACCGAACGCGGCGACTCCTACTTCGGGGTGCTCCCGGACCAGATCTTCATCTACCGCCGCAACATCTGTGCGATCTGCGAGACCTCGGAGCAGGTGGTGGACGAGGTGCTCATCACCGTCGTCCACGAGATCGCCCACCACTTCGGCATCGACGACGCCAGACTCACCGAACTCGGCTGGGGCTGA